Proteins found in one Planococcus citri chromosome 2, ihPlaCitr1.1, whole genome shotgun sequence genomic segment:
- the LOC135835301 gene encoding uncharacterized protein LOC135835301: MNKFSIAFLMNFLTTISAPDTEPQDMFTKTTYYEAITEDKAVKSLRNIRPSEALPLVLYMDNTSSKLGPPETLGAVFVGNWRIINPTQFTSRRAGEQMFFCPEEDSDEKCLVRKNFLPLDPLECSKEPELVVAQDESEKKLKCGPNNAGEPYILVYEICPDEIVAPETSDNFSSRNIRLYEFCYDEKEKKVFGTLHQIMHPKLLGSEILSFDRSVHYHMKTLDGFDLANQKTLETAIAEEESSPRSSDDSEHQDKKQKTNQPVYRAQKLVPEEDMAFALWIKPIFQYVNFQLQHEKLIPLWNEISSFIRVYTADRNTDKITLPFIITSVVQLTTATRRDDGQISNVWGKLIYFTEESMINSPTQSLDALVILMNNYVEVDIKKDHSTSSNSEEKIIDDYCQQSTCEESLKRKFEDVGGSIRCCAMTNNVSEIFGSRIHKIEKMTRIPGINGTAEAIVQNPIEDSQGTEIPSQQ; this comes from the exons ATGAACAAGTTCAGCATCgcatttctgatgaattttctcACTACAATTTCTGCTCCTGATACGGAACCTCAGG ACATGTTCACAAAAACCACGTATTACGAAGCAATCACCGAAGATAAAGCAG TTAAATCGCTGCGTAACATTCGACCAAGTGAAGCTCTGCCATTAGTTTTATACATGGATAATACTTCGTCGAAACTAGGTCCTCCAGAAACCCTGGGCGCAGTATTTGTAGGCAATTGGCGAATAATAAATCCAACGCAGTTTACAAGCCGGAGAGCAGGTGAGCAAATGTTTTTCTGCCCAGAGGAAGATTCCGACGAGAAATGCttagttcgaaaaaatttcctcccATTGGACCCATTGGAGTGCTCAAAAGAACCAGAACTGGTTGTAGCACAAgacgaaagtgaaaaaaaattaaaatgtgggCCAAATAATGCTGGCGAACCTTATATTCTTGTGTACGAG ATTTGTCCGGACGAG attgTTGCCCCTGAAACTTcggacaatttttcaagtagaAACATCAGACTTTACGAATTTTGCtacgatgaaaaagaaaaaaaggtttttGGCACACTTCATCAGATCATGCATCCCAAGTTATTAGGCTCCGAAATACTATCTTTCGATCGTAGTGTACACTACCATATGAAAACGTTGGATGGATTCGATCTTGCAAATCAGAAAACATTGGAAACTGCCATAGCTGAG GAGGAATCGAGTCCAAGAAGTAGTGATGATTCCGAGCATCAggataaaaagcaaaaaacaaacCAACCCGTTTATAGGGCACAGAAATTGGTACCCGAAGAAGACATGGCATTCGCATTATGgataaaaccaatttttcaatacgtCAACTTCCAATTGCAGCATGAAAAACTAATTCCACTTTGGAATGAAATTAGCAGCTTTATTCGAGTTTACACTGCAGACAGGAATACTGATAAAATCACCCTGCCTTTTATTATAACAAGCGTGGTTCAATTGACTACCGCTACAAGAAGAGACGACGGCCAGATATCAAACGTATGGGGAAAGTTGATCTACTTTACAGAAGAGTCAATGATCAACTCACCAACACAATCACTCGATGCtttagttattttgatgaataattacGTTGAGGTTGATATTAAAAAAGATCACTCAACGTCATCGAATTCGGAGGAAAAAATAATAGATGATTATTGCCAACAAAGTACATGTGAGGAGTCGTTGAAAAGGAAATTCGAAGATGTTGGAGGTAGCATACGTTGCTGCGCAATGACAAACAATGTGAGCGAAATATTCGGCAGCagaatccataaaattgaaaaaatgacgcgAATTCCTGGTATAAATGGAACTGCTGAAGCTATAGTGCAGAATCCTATCGAAGATAGCCAGGGAACTGAAATTCCATCTCAACAATAA